The Helianthus annuus cultivar XRQ/B chromosome 15, HanXRQr2.0-SUNRISE, whole genome shotgun sequence genomic sequence ccccacacataacattgattgtcctcaagcaaccattacaaacattactcaccttattaacaaatcaccatCAAATcccttattaacaaatcaccatcaaatgataatgatgataatgatgataacaaTGAGAACAGAGTTACGGAAGTAGCGGAAGGGGTTATGCAAGCCAATCTTCCACGGTTGGCTCAAGAAGTAGAAAGCCGAGTTCTGGGGGTTGTGGATGCTATGATGACCAGTAGGTTCGAAGAATTGAAAGAATTAATCGAAGGATCCAAGGGTAGAGGTAAGGAACGAAGGTGCACTTATAAAGATTTTATGGCATGCCATCCGGCGATGTATGACGGTAAAATCGACCCAGTTGAATGTCAAAGATGGGTCTCGAATATAGAGGCGGTGTTTATACGAAGCCGGTGCGATAAGGAGGACCAAGTGATGTTCGCTACCGGTTTACTAACCCATcaagcgaaagattggtgggatgcgcACAGCAAGGAAATAGGCGACGATAGGCTGCAAGTTATGACTTGGCAAGAGTTCAAGGGGCCCTTCATGAGATATCATTGCCCTCAGTCGGCCATCGACAAGATTCAGGAGGATTTCTTGCGCCTCCGGCAGAAAAACGAATCAGTAAATGAAATAGCGAACACttttatggataagatgaagttctgtggAGAATTGGTAACCACCGAAAGAATGAAGATAAATCGTTTCTATGGCGTGTTAAAGGCAGAAATTAGAGAGTTCATCACTCCCTCAAAATGTGAAACCCTCGAGGAGCTCATTGATTTAGCACGGGATAGGGAGATCGAGATTAAAAGGCAAGAAGAGCGAGGTGAAAAGAGACCGAGTGAAAAGGGTGCAAGTTTTAGTCCATCTAAAAAGGGGAAGTTTCAGGATCAAGGAAGAAAGGGTAAGTCGAAAGGTGGAATTACACCATGCAAGACGTGTGGGAAGCTCCATACCGGAGAATGTTTGTTAGGCAAAAAGGGGTGCTTCAAATGCGGGAAGGAGGGGCATTCGTCTTATCAATGCCCGAACAACCCAAAGACTTGTTTCAACTGTttcgaaaaggggcatatcaagtcgGAATGCCCAAAGCTTCAACAAGAGTCAAAGAAAGAAGATAAGAAGCAAGAAGGTTCTAGGGCAAAAGGGAGAATGTTTCAGATCACATCTGAAGAAGCCAAGTCCCAGCcaaatgtggtctcaggtatcttTCTAATAAATTCTATAccggtttatgttttgtttgacaCCGGAGCCACTATGTCGTTTATCTCTAGTGAAATCGTTCAACATCCATCTTTTAAGATTGAACGAATGTcgatgcccttagaagtagaaaTAGCAGATAGTAAAAATTATTTGCTGCACGAAATATGTAAGGATTGTAGATTAACCATCGAGGATGAGGAGTTTGCCATTGATCTCATACCTATGATCTTGGGGGAATTTAAAgtaatagtgggtatggattggatgTCCCAAAACCACGCGGAGATAAATTGTGAAACCAAAACTATACATCTCCAAACTCCAAGTGGAAGACGATTAAATGTACAAGGCGAAAGAAAGATGGAAGCGAAGTTATGTACCCTCGTTCAAGCTACCAAGTATGTGCTCAATGGGAGTAGAGCATATTTAGCTTACGTGATAAATACTCAACAAGGCTCCCCGAAGCTCGAAGATGTTGAAATTGTGAAC encodes the following:
- the LOC110913843 gene encoding uncharacterized protein LOC110913843; translated protein: MQANLPRLAQEVESRVLGVVDAMMTSRFEELKELIEGSKGRGKERRCTYKDFMACHPAMYDGKIDPVECQRWVSNIEAVFIRSRCDKEDQVMFATGLLTHQAKDWWDAHSKEIGDDRLQVMTWQEFKGPFMRYHCPQSAIDKIQEDFLRLRQKNESVNEIANTFMDKMKFCGELVTTERMKINRFYGVLKAEIREFITPSKCETLEELIDLARDREIEIKRQEERGEKRPSEKGASFSPSKKGKFQDQGRKGKSKGGITPCKTCGKLHTGECLLGKKGCFKCGKEGHSSYQCPNNPKTCFNCFEKGHIKSECPKLQQESKKEDKKQEGSRAKGRMFQITSEEAKSQPNVVSGIFLINSIPVYVLFDTGATMSFISSEIVQHPSFKIERMSMPLEVEIADSKNYLLHEICKDCRLTIEDEEFAIDLIPMILGEFKVIVGMDWMSQNHAEINCETKTIHLQTPSGRRLNVQGERKMEAKLCTLVQATKYVLNGSRAYLAYVINTQQGSPKLEDVEIVNEFPDVFPEELSGLPPERKVEFNIELNPGAKPVAKAPYRLAPTEMRELMTQLQDLLDKGFIRPIMSFGLTNASAAFMDLMNRVCRPMLDRSVIVFIDDILVYSRSKDEHAVHLREVLEVLRKEKLYAKLSKCAFWLREVQFLGHVINSEGVLVDPSKIDAVMKWVSPKNPTEIRSPRYIGPFKILARVGRVAYRLELPPALDGIHNTFHVSQLRKCLADEIALVPLDDIELDEGLNYVERPIAIKDFKVKNLRNKAVRQVLVQWQHRKGSDLTWEAEDEMRKHYPFLFGMSHLN